The following coding sequences lie in one Arachis ipaensis cultivar K30076 chromosome B03, Araip1.1, whole genome shotgun sequence genomic window:
- the LOC107632913 gene encoding putative F-box protein At1g67623 has protein sequence MTIDCSSKIAFIPNDIWVAITSKVASASIRDLCSLRMTCKAARDAGEADIVHRSVSIPPPHATPWWWCLSPEAKRFFDRCIVAGHPELLFREALRELFIRRNENIGLQMLNSAASTGHAVAKYALTMTLLLRTDDNDEKQKGLELYRKLDAAGSLAEGKTRCFSILTMSWPGEVQMPRIEEQHTLCSSPRCSTRGHMPLLYDYRRRAAERNSVHAFGGAAHIPCIQCRIDYDLQAFVNLP, from the coding sequence ATGACAATCGACTGTTCCTCAAAAATCGCTTTCATTCCCAACGACATTTGGGTAGCAATTACCAGTAAGGTTGCGTCAGCCTCCATTCGCGACCTGTGCAGTCTCAGAATGACCTGTAAGGCTGCACGCGATGCAGGAGAGGCCGATATTGTTCACCGGAGTGTTTCCATCCCACCACCGCATGCCACGCCGTGGTGGTGGTGCCTCAGCCCGGAGGCCAAGAGATTCTTTGATCGATGCATCGTAGCTGGCCATCCAGAGCTTCTGTTTCGGGAGGCACTTCGGGAACTCTTCATCAGACGTAACGAAAACATTGGCCTCCAGATGCTGAATAGTGCAGCAAGTACAGGCCATGCAGTAGCCAAATACGCACTGACCATGACCTTGCTGCTTCGAACGGACGACAACGACGAAAAACAAAAAGGGCTGGAACTGTATCGCAAGCTTGATGCAGCTGGTTCACTCGCTGAGGGTAAGACAAGGTGCTTTTCAATTCTGACAATGTCGTGGCCGGGTGAGGTCCAAATGCCCCGTATAGAAGAACAACACACCCTATGTTCCTCACCTAGGTGCTCCACCAGGGGCCACATGCCTCTTCTCTATGACTATCGCAGACGTGCAGCAGAGCGAAACTCCGTCCATGCTTTCGGAGGGGCCGCTCATATCCCCTGCATCCAGTGTCGCATAGACTACGACCTGCAAGCCTTCGTCAACCTTCCATGA